The Flavobacteriales bacterium genome includes the window GAATGTGGGTAAGTCTACCTTAATGAATTCGGTTGTAGGGGAGAAGTTATCTATCATCACTTCGAAAGCCCAAACTACACGTCATCGAATTCGAGGAATCGTAAACAAAGACGATTATCAAATTGTTTATTCGGATACCCCTGGGATTTTAGAGCCTGTATATAAAATGCAGGAGGGCATGATGAAGTTTGTTGCTACAGCTTTGTCGGATGCAGATATTTTACTCTACGTAACGGACATCTACGAAACGGGTGTTGGTAATGATAAGATAAAGGAGAAGCTAAACGACATGAATATTCCAATCATAGTTGTGCTTAATAAAATTGATTTGGGAGATCAGAAGAGAGTAACGGCCCGCATCGAATTATGGCAGAGTGAGTTTCCGAGAGCTAATGTAATGCCAGTTTCCGCGTTACATGAGTTTAATATTGAAAAGGTATTGGATGAAAT containing:
- the era gene encoding GTPase Era, whose translation is MKHKSGFVSIIGNPNVGKSTLMNSVVGEKLSIITSKAQTTRHRIRGIVNKDDYQIVYSDTPGILEPVYKMQEGMMKFVATALSDADILLYVTDIYETGVGNDKIKEKLNDMNIPIIVVLNKIDLGDQKRVTARIELWQSEFPRANVMPVSALHEFNIEKVLDE